The stretch of DNA GGGCCAGGAGAAGCTCAGTGTCCGAGCCATGCTGAGAGAACTCATCCCAGGACGCTCAACAGACACTGTACTGTACCTTCACACCTAAACCTGCCTAAAACACAAGCAGCCGGAGATGCACTTTGGCCTCAAGGAGTCTTAACCTAACTGCATTTCCTAAAATTACTCATAAAGAGCACATAACTGTCTAGAGTGCATTTAGCTCAGCTGTATGCCAGTGATTTGACTTTATTTGTCACATGTTTTTGGAGATCAGTAACCAAAGTTAAGACTGAAACTGCTGCTTAGGGCTCATTCTCTGAATATACTGCTTCACACTAAATTACCCATTAAAGATAATATAATCAgctatttaaaacacattttaatctaTACTTCCACTGatcttttgtttttgtgaattaAAATGAAGGAAAATATGTAATTTCACACACTTTGagacaataataaaacaaaatgttcagtaaaaataacattttattaatatacaaatttacaGAAAAAAGAATCCAACAATAGACATGGCCTTAAAAAAACAACCTTGAATAaagatattatatatacattatacatacattttcCCTGTACATGACTGTTTTCTTTCAGTCCATGTAATGTCTATTTTGAGATCATGAGACGTATAAGATGTGAAACCACATGGACGTTCAAGCTGTTTCCCAGCACACGGTACTGCTGCTTAACGGAAATGTGCTTTGGAAaagctgaaaaaacaaacaaacaaaaaaacagattgaGACACAAAAGAAAAAATGGGTTATGCACAAACAACATCAGAGCCAGTGAATGACATTTCATAGACAActgcaaaaatgtaatatatttcactaaatgctctaaaaaataaaaacctgtcaaaaaaacaaacacagtttTGATTGTCAAATCTTTTGCAGCTGTTTTTGAATCAAATCGAATCCTGTAACGGATTATTATCTGCATGGAAGCCAAGAGGGAATAATGAGAAGTTATTTATTAACCTTTTCTCACTCCAATGGAATGACAATGTGGACTTTAAAGCTTATGTTGctgaaatattacattataaaaggACGTCTATGCCTATCTGTTTATATTAATGTTAAGTTTGAGAAGATCCATGTGATTGTATTGTGTGCTGTGAGGGGTGAATGAGGTTAAGGTCTTACTGAAGTCTGCAGGAAAGCCCATGAGGTTGGCGATCTCTCTTGGTGTGAAGTATCTAAGCTTTAACAGAAGAAGCTGCTTTAATTTGTCTGCTTCAGAAAGCTGCTCCAGGTTCTTAAACACACTCTCTAGCTCCACATCCACACAGGACTGCAGGACAGAGCCCGTGCCCTCCACATAGTGACCATACCTACACAGAAACAATCAACAGTTATAACCAACAAGGATATTAGCTGGggaatcattttaattttggtaaaaagttaaataatacaCTCCTATTGGTGGCTGAAAACAATATTAAATTTAgtgtatattaaatacattttaaatgtacccTCAATATAACtggatttatattaatataaaagttataatgataataatataatttttagatgtatttaaatgttatctaataattatgacatatatatatatatatatatatatatatatatatatatatatatatatatatatataaaaaaatataacttaattttataaattaagtATTGTATACAGTACTAATATGGTAAGGCACCACAcactctgtaaaaaaataaaaataaataaataaattaagtattGTATACAGTACTAATATGGTAAGGCACCACACcctatgtaaaaaacaaaaaactaaatatatatatatatatatatatatatattaaattaaatataaaaatataaatgtatttttttcattacttctatatagaatatataaataaacacataaataaaataatgttagtaTTTTATCATAATACAAACAAATATTGTAAGGCACACACCCTTTAGTGAAGCAGACTGATCTCCTGAAGCTGGGCTGAACTACATCCATCAGTAAAGCGTATCTGAGCAGGGTTTTAGGGGGCAACAGATACTGATCCATGTCTTGTTCATCCTCCTGCAGAAAGTCCTGCAGCCTCCGGACTGTTTCCCGACTGTCCTGCATCCTCTTCCTTTCCAACTCTTGTTCTGTCTCCATCTTAAAAATGACCGtcccactcttttctctctcacaTTCAGATGATGTAGGATTATTGTATGGAACAGTGAGACTGTCTGGAGATTCAGACATGGGGAAGCCCTCCATTATCTGCCAGTAGAAGAAAAGGTTCAGTATTAAACTGCACCTGGATTAGATAGAATAGATCTAAACAGAAAAGTACCTCTGCTGAAGTCTGGAATGAGAAGGATCCTGGTGGTCTCTTTGCAATGAGGAAGTATCTGAGCCTAGAGTTTGGTATCCCAAGCTGTGGCAATAAAAACCATCACGAAAACAAGACTGGAACACAGTTTCTGAGATTTTTTGGTGAAGAGACATACTTACGGATGTTGGTGAGATCAGAAACTCCTGAAAGCTGTAGTCACACTCTCTCAATGTCTTGAGCAAAGCATCCCTGTGAATTAAAAGACCAAAACAGCTCAATTATGCTTTTTGATACTAACTAAAAATTGGCTCTgatggtttcatgaagaacctAAAACATCCATAGacgctttaaagggatagttcacctaataaatgaagattctgtcatcaaataccacttgttccaaacctgtatgagttccaTTCTTCTGAAAATacaaaagatattctgaagaatgttcataaccaaacagctgacggtagccattgacttccacagaattttattacatactatgaaactcaatggctaccgtcaaatGTTTAGTTTCCAACATTCTTCGAAATACcttctttgtgttcaacagaaatttATACAGGCTTGAAacaatttgagggtgagtaaatgatagaattttcatatCCCTTTGATAGAAGTTCTCTGTAGTGGAAGAAAGGTTCTTTAGTTCATTaatctgtttttaaaatattattttaagaactattcactgaaaggttctcaGAAATAGTTCTTCTATTCCAAAACccacttttggaacctttatttttaagagtgtaatacTCATTTTAAGGTAAagcttttactttttaaaaattaaaatccttCCATTCATTCCAGTTTAATGTGCATAGACAGCTATAAGATTCTTATTAGCACAATCAATGGTGACCGAAACACAGAGGGGAAACC from Carassius carassius chromosome 35, fCarCar2.1, whole genome shotgun sequence encodes:
- the trdmt1 gene encoding tRNA (cytosine(38)-C(5))-methyltransferase — protein: MENKEPLRVLELYSGIGGMHYALKESSVPAEVVAAVDVNTTANEIYRHNFPKTPLLPKTIEGMTLQDFDKLNFDVILMSPPCQPFTRIGLQGDVADPRTKSFLYILELLPRLSKRPCFILLENVKGFETSAARDALLKTLRECDYSFQEFLISPTSLGIPNSRLRYFLIAKRPPGSFSFQTSAEIMEGFPMSESPDSLTVPYNNPTSSECEREKSGTVIFKMETEQELERKRMQDSRETVRRLQDFLQEDEQDMDQYLLPPKTLLRYALLMDVVQPSFRRSVCFTKGYGHYVEGTGSVLQSCVDVELESVFKNLEQLSEADKLKQLLLLKLRYFTPREIANLMGFPADFTFPKHISVKQQYRVLGNSLNVHVVSHLIRLMISK